One part of the Sorangiineae bacterium MSr11954 genome encodes these proteins:
- a CDS encoding response regulator, with protein MQADFVGSLGRKTGEARTALAALEADPKARGPRDDVRRRLHAIGTAARLLHFDSTRVAIGLAEEVLERIAESGTASQQDLEQIGRVLDDLPILAWEDVSEKRSASEAAATSAPQAAAPHTALVVGEDAIAMAISEGPADAGRAAGEGFECERTTDATYAAVLAQEMSPDVVVIDGDLEGTDELVETLLDRMELAPIVVLGRFEEATEEARFIALGVAKTLKKPASEESLYTACREAADQHRERTVRITLPAVDASGAVSSAGDAAKREAGDTEVPGADRAFSRGRGAAADVRLEGRRVVVADDDPGVAWFIADLLRTTGCIVHEAHDGEEALELAYKTAPHLLLSDVLMPKLDGFQLARALKRDVALRDTPVILLSWKEDMLQRVRELGAGAAGYLRKESDARAILARVREALWPRARIEARLRGRQEVRGRLDGLTVRSLLELVCTTRPKSRVCLRDASYVYELEIRDGAPCRATRTAPDGTMLRGGRALAAMLGVWAGRFHVAPSEDPLECELLGTFRAQTAEPIAHARGAAHLLSGARVLGVAKVVVDSEIIAGYLGATPPPVRRLVERVAEGESPRQVLLRGNVDPVMLEGALLDLAARGAVAEVYGAQGQDLLRPAIDAALRMESGTAQTAEERTRMRLASIPSDDGEAQVGVEDELAEVAVSEAARAGSGSAQAARAGSGSAQAAKGAAQPVRSGAQATRDAGAEEDAPRSYPDVTAIESELTSNTPMASVVARSAPAPRRRERRWFGAAIFGAVLIAALGARAAVDAPGKGVAASGGSQGGTTAGTRPTHAGTTSAAAFAEPRADANPQSAPVPVPAASAASEPATEAPRARHGSHAADAGSAPKNEKAKDAGSKSAAPVTVSATGLDVAAAAAAELHAPNASTFAP; from the coding sequence ATGCAGGCCGATTTCGTCGGCTCGCTCGGGCGCAAGACGGGGGAGGCGCGCACGGCGCTCGCGGCCCTGGAAGCCGACCCGAAGGCGCGCGGTCCCCGCGACGACGTTCGGCGCAGGCTCCACGCCATCGGAACGGCCGCGCGGCTCTTGCACTTCGACTCGACGCGGGTGGCCATCGGGCTGGCCGAAGAGGTCCTCGAGCGCATCGCGGAGAGCGGCACCGCCAGCCAGCAGGACTTGGAGCAAATCGGGCGGGTCCTCGACGACCTTCCGATCCTGGCGTGGGAAGACGTCTCGGAGAAGCGCTCGGCCAGCGAAGCTGCGGCCACCAGCGCGCCCCAGGCCGCCGCGCCGCACACGGCGCTGGTGGTGGGCGAAGACGCCATCGCCATGGCCATCTCCGAGGGGCCGGCCGACGCGGGCCGGGCGGCGGGCGAAGGCTTCGAGTGCGAGCGCACGACCGACGCGACGTACGCGGCGGTCCTCGCGCAGGAGATGAGCCCCGACGTGGTGGTCATCGACGGCGATCTCGAGGGCACCGACGAGCTGGTGGAGACGTTGCTCGATCGCATGGAGCTCGCGCCCATCGTGGTGCTGGGCCGCTTCGAGGAGGCCACGGAGGAGGCGCGCTTCATCGCGCTGGGCGTGGCCAAAACACTGAAAAAGCCGGCGTCGGAGGAGAGCCTTTACACGGCGTGCCGGGAGGCGGCCGATCAGCACCGCGAGCGCACGGTCCGGATCACCTTGCCGGCCGTCGATGCGTCGGGGGCCGTGTCCTCGGCCGGCGACGCGGCCAAGCGCGAGGCGGGGGACACCGAGGTGCCGGGCGCCGATCGGGCGTTTTCGCGCGGGCGGGGCGCGGCGGCCGATGTTCGGCTCGAGGGGCGGCGCGTGGTGGTGGCCGACGACGATCCCGGGGTGGCGTGGTTCATCGCGGACCTGCTCCGCACCACGGGGTGCATCGTCCACGAGGCGCACGATGGCGAGGAGGCGCTCGAGCTGGCCTACAAAACGGCGCCGCACTTGCTCCTGAGCGACGTGCTCATGCCGAAGCTCGACGGCTTCCAGCTGGCGCGCGCGCTGAAGCGCGACGTGGCGCTGCGCGACACGCCGGTGATCCTGCTGTCGTGGAAGGAGGACATGCTGCAGCGGGTGCGCGAGCTCGGCGCCGGCGCCGCCGGCTACCTTCGAAAAGAGAGCGACGCGCGGGCCATCCTGGCGCGGGTGCGCGAGGCGCTATGGCCACGCGCGCGCATCGAGGCACGCCTTCGCGGGCGCCAAGAGGTGCGCGGCCGTCTCGATGGGCTGACGGTGCGCTCCTTGCTCGAGCTGGTGTGCACCACGCGGCCCAAGTCGCGCGTGTGCCTGCGCGACGCATCCTACGTCTACGAGCTGGAGATCCGCGACGGCGCCCCGTGCCGGGCCACCCGCACGGCCCCCGACGGCACCATGCTCCGCGGCGGGCGGGCGCTGGCCGCGATGCTCGGCGTCTGGGCCGGGCGCTTCCACGTGGCGCCCAGCGAAGATCCGCTGGAGTGCGAGCTGCTCGGCACCTTCCGAGCGCAAACGGCCGAGCCGATCGCGCACGCGCGCGGCGCGGCGCATCTGCTCTCGGGGGCGCGGGTGCTGGGGGTCGCCAAGGTGGTGGTCGACTCCGAGATCATCGCCGGCTATCTCGGCGCCACGCCGCCGCCCGTGCGGAGGCTCGTGGAGCGCGTGGCGGAGGGCGAGTCGCCGCGGCAGGTGCTCTTGCGGGGCAACGTCGATCCGGTGATGCTGGAGGGCGCGCTGCTCGATCTGGCAGCACGTGGCGCCGTCGCCGAGGTGTACGGCGCGCAAGGGCAGGATCTGCTGCGCCCCGCGATCGATGCGGCGCTGCGGATGGAGTCGGGCACCGCGCAAACGGCGGAGGAGCGGACGCGGATGCGGCTCGCGAGCATTCCGAGCGACGATGGCGAGGCGCAGGTCGGGGTGGAGGACGAACTGGCGGAGGTTGCCGTTTCGGAAGCGGCGCGGGCGGGCAGCGGCTCGGCGCAAGCGGCGCGGGCGGGCAGCGGCTCGGCGCAAGCCGCGAAGGGTGCGGCGCAGCCCGTGCGGAGCGGGGCGCAAGCGACGCGGGATGCGGGTGCGGAGGAGGACGCGCCGCGTTCGTATCCGGACGTCACGGCGATCGAGTCGGAGCTCACCTCGAACACGCCGATGGCCTCGGTGGTCGCGCGATCGGCTCCGGCGCCGCGGCGACGGGAGCGGCGATGGTTTGGCGCCGCGATCTTTGGCGCCGTGTTGATCGCGGCGCTGGGCGCGCGCGCGGCGGTGGACGCGCCCGGAAAAGGCGTGGCGGCGTCCGGCGGATCGCAAGGGGGCACGACGGCCGGGACGCGCCCGACGCACGCGGGGACCACGAGCGCCGCGGCGTTCGCCGAGCCGCGCGCCGATGCGAATCCGCAATCGGCGCCCGTGCCGGTGCCGGCCGCGAGCGCAGCTTCCGAGCCCGCGACCGAGGCGCCGCGCGCGCGCCATGGCTCGCACGCGGCGGACGCGGGCTCGGCGCCAAAGAACGAGAAGGCGAAGGACGCCGGGAGCAAATCCGCCGCGCCCGTCACCGTCTCGGCGACGGGGTTGGACGTCGCGGCGGCGGCAGCTGCCGAGCTCCACGCTCCGAACGCATCGACCTTTGCCCCGTGA
- a CDS encoding GNAT family N-acetyltransferase yields the protein MTSTLPLAPKALHVRKATEDDLPRLLDIHLGAYPDPRGLASRRRSLETNAFGGLDDLYVIGRGERLLGHAFLYAMQGWFGGRRVRLGGIASVAVAAEARGQGIARALIEHLHAVSHARGDAIALLYAFRYGFYRRLGYGPVTPLHQLEIAPSAIPAEWTRAARGAMRSLVPDDHDTLVRIYEAAAARSTGWLARRPLLWEKRLLDENRLWFIAEDERGYIAWTAEQREENGPTRLIVHDLVAQDDDAWRVLWGHLGAQKDQVAWIEVGVAQDDPALFALSDADMHRPGLPRMEHPLGIVHAGPMVRVNDVAAALAARGYPAAGAGAESALIVGVGASADRATPLRIAIENGTAHVTATDAPVDLLFSDAAVLASVAYGGVRPSQAARTGLVTARDRLTLGRADQLFAIPAFDALDPF from the coding sequence ATGACGAGCACGCTCCCGCTGGCGCCCAAGGCCCTCCACGTTCGCAAAGCCACCGAAGACGATCTGCCCCGGCTCCTCGACATTCACCTCGGCGCCTACCCCGATCCGCGCGGCCTCGCGTCGCGAAGGCGCAGCCTCGAGACGAACGCCTTCGGGGGCCTCGACGATCTCTATGTCATCGGGCGCGGCGAGCGGCTCCTCGGCCACGCCTTTCTCTACGCCATGCAAGGGTGGTTCGGCGGTCGGCGGGTTCGCCTCGGCGGCATCGCCAGCGTCGCCGTGGCGGCCGAAGCGCGCGGCCAAGGCATCGCGCGCGCCTTGATCGAGCACCTCCACGCCGTGTCGCACGCGCGCGGCGACGCCATCGCGCTCCTTTATGCCTTTCGCTACGGCTTCTATCGCCGCCTCGGGTACGGCCCGGTCACCCCCTTGCACCAGCTCGAGATCGCGCCTTCCGCCATCCCCGCGGAGTGGACGCGCGCCGCGCGTGGAGCGATGCGCAGCCTCGTGCCCGACGATCATGACACCCTGGTGCGCATCTACGAGGCCGCCGCGGCTCGTTCGACCGGCTGGCTCGCCCGCCGCCCGCTGCTCTGGGAAAAACGCCTCCTCGACGAGAACCGACTCTGGTTCATCGCCGAAGACGAGCGCGGCTACATCGCGTGGACGGCCGAGCAGCGGGAGGAAAACGGGCCGACCCGCCTCATCGTGCACGATCTCGTGGCCCAAGACGACGACGCATGGCGCGTGCTTTGGGGTCACCTGGGCGCGCAGAAGGATCAAGTCGCGTGGATCGAGGTGGGGGTCGCCCAAGACGATCCCGCGTTGTTCGCGCTGAGCGACGCCGACATGCACCGCCCCGGCTTGCCGCGCATGGAGCACCCGCTCGGCATCGTCCACGCGGGGCCGATGGTGCGCGTGAACGACGTCGCCGCCGCGCTCGCGGCGCGCGGTTACCCCGCGGCAGGGGCCGGGGCGGAGAGCGCCTTGATCGTCGGCGTCGGTGCGTCGGCCGATCGTGCCACCCCGCTTCGCATCGCCATCGAAAACGGTACGGCGCATGTGACCGCCACCGATGCCCCCGTCGATCTTCTCTTCTCGGACGCCGCCGTCCTCGCTAGCGTGGCCTACGGCGGCGTTCGCCCATCCCAGGCGGCACGCACCGGTCTCGTCACAGCGCGCGACCGTCTCACCCTTGGGCGCGCGGACCAGCTCTTTGCCATCCCCGCGTTCGACGCGCTCGATCCGTTCTGA
- a CDS encoding Bax inhibitor-1/YccA family protein: protein MNPQSRSYGAFPTRAAVDVASYLRRVYLLFTGGVFFAIAGALAALYLGTPVVLRGGDVAIEVAPLVAFGMAHPIVMLIVYIGAFFGASFARRIPGLNVAALFGYTLITGIFLAPTLFIAQLYASQGGTLSASPVRDAFLLTGLSFTGLSGYVLVTRKDFSFLGAALNMGVWVILGAMLLGFFFHSAAFQLAIASVGVLLFSGYILYDTSRILHDRSENDAVGAALRLFLDVVNLFLFLLRILSSSRER from the coding sequence ATGAATCCGCAGTCTCGGTCTTATGGAGCATTCCCCACCCGCGCCGCGGTGGACGTGGCGAGCTACCTGCGGCGCGTCTACCTGCTGTTCACCGGCGGTGTCTTTTTCGCCATCGCGGGTGCGCTCGCGGCGCTCTACCTCGGCACGCCGGTCGTGCTTCGAGGGGGCGACGTCGCCATCGAGGTGGCACCCCTGGTCGCGTTCGGGATGGCCCACCCCATCGTGATGCTCATCGTGTACATCGGCGCCTTCTTCGGGGCCTCGTTTGCACGACGGATCCCCGGGCTCAATGTCGCGGCGCTCTTTGGGTACACGCTGATCACGGGCATATTCCTGGCGCCCACCCTGTTCATCGCCCAACTCTACGCCTCGCAAGGCGGCACATTGAGCGCCTCGCCGGTGCGGGACGCCTTCCTGCTCACCGGTCTCTCGTTCACCGGCCTCTCGGGCTATGTCCTGGTTACGCGCAAAGATTTCTCGTTCCTCGGCGCCGCGCTCAACATGGGCGTTTGGGTCATCCTCGGCGCGATGTTGCTCGGGTTCTTCTTCCACTCTGCCGCCTTCCAGCTGGCGATCGCCAGCGTCGGCGTCCTGCTCTTCTCGGGCTACATCCTCTACGACACCTCGCGCATCCTCCACGACCGCTCGGAAAACGATGCCGTCGGCGCTGCGCTCCGCCTCTTTCTCGATGTGGTCAACCTCTTCCTCTTCCTCCTGCGCATCCTGTCTTCCTCGCGTGAGCGTTGA
- a CDS encoding 1-acyl-sn-glycerol-3-phosphate acyltransferase gives MDIRHTVTGLYSHLEFGACLVGFLPIMAASHALHRGDPTQREPGRWMRRLGRTVGQLTPLWTFTIEGEAPPDIEAKPHVVIANHESQADPFLLSWLPWDMRWVAKEELFKPPVLGWVMTFGGDIPLRRGDGTSVRAMMAECERAIDAGISIMMFPEGTRAQNGELLRFRDGAFDLAIRTRAPVLPIAIAGTRQMRPKHSRWLGKAHACAKILPAVPTAHLHAEDIGTLRDRCRDIIAAELPDLRARYG, from the coding sequence ATGGACATCCGCCATACCGTCACGGGGCTCTACAGCCACCTGGAGTTCGGGGCCTGCCTCGTGGGGTTCTTGCCGATCATGGCCGCCTCGCACGCCCTGCACCGCGGGGATCCGACGCAGCGTGAGCCGGGGCGGTGGATGCGGCGATTGGGGCGCACGGTCGGGCAGCTTACGCCGCTCTGGACGTTCACCATCGAAGGCGAGGCGCCGCCCGACATCGAGGCGAAGCCGCACGTGGTGATCGCCAACCACGAGTCGCAGGCCGACCCTTTTCTGCTGTCGTGGCTCCCCTGGGACATGCGCTGGGTCGCCAAGGAGGAACTGTTCAAGCCCCCCGTCTTGGGCTGGGTGATGACCTTCGGCGGCGACATCCCCCTTCGCCGCGGCGATGGAACGAGCGTGCGCGCCATGATGGCCGAGTGCGAGCGCGCCATCGACGCCGGCATCTCGATCATGATGTTCCCCGAGGGAACGCGCGCCCAAAACGGCGAGCTCCTGCGCTTTCGCGATGGCGCGTTCGATCTGGCCATCCGCACCAGGGCGCCCGTGCTGCCCATCGCCATCGCCGGCACCCGTCAGATGCGGCCAAAGCATTCGCGCTGGCTCGGGAAAGCCCACGCGTGCGCCAAGATCCTTCCGGCCGTCCCCACCGCCCATCTCCACGCCGAGGACATCGGCACCTTGCGCGATCGCTGCCGCGACATCATCGCCGCGGAGCTGCCCGATTTGCGCGCTCGTTACGGGTGA
- a CDS encoding carboxypeptidase regulatory-like domain-containing protein — MKVPPSGPPDPATHASDAPAPSEHGSRRSAGSPDAPAPRPQGSPDATAPASRAPGPPRWVGAVRSAIYVVLCLLFVASLPGSVLRTLVFERVAPPVPETIHDRDASLDVFVRTNDGQNIARARVRALAVLDGRVHSAGEGLTNAEGFVHIDRLPRAEHWVLADAPGRARGATTLVLLQGTRNVVFSLEPEHFLDIAVKDERGGAIAGAEIEITGRDPLPVGARTDEDGRVHVGRLTRGPYTATARLLGLEEVTQRGLLEGTTAHFVLRRLGVIVARVRDGGEPAAGARVQISGATLWPPRAADTDAAGIVRIASLSAGTYALRANRGDRVSPIELDVAVNGGDEREVELNLEPGITVTAHVIEGEQEGARDPIPISGARVALVEGGLSPFPLEGISDRAGQVRLGPIARGGATLSAQADGFVARGGIAVPEPMSGPVVLALSRAGTIVGRVVDTRGYPVDGATVVLFGTDFHGAPIDDDPRRTSFRDAHFTATLAGPRPLVPAGELGVMPGPVPPIPHASDPVSGGGGGGGGGGGASPSAMATAVPPSKPSEPWVTGADGTFRATPATPGRVRALVRHPQYVEAMSEMVTLPSGGEAKVTIVMRAGGSLEGRVVDARGHAVEGARVTVGAVRGTLERAARTPADGSFAFASLPESIVLTASRDDPANNASISLTLSIPEGQKREVTLTLPDPRPALRVRVTDDRGYSLDAVQLSATSLDPNAPLRSTAYTDARGEASIQGARGLPLRIEARAPERAPTVTTVEADAREPVMIALGRAESATGEVRSSRGDRIKDAEVVLYTDLGARHARTDLDGLFAVNELAPGPARLVVRAQGYAPADLRVAVAKQGGNRPTALGRVELKAEGAVSGTVVDAQNRPVQGARIARDQVPTYLAVGVTPRGIAVADAQGRFRLGELEEGTVTLEAFAPDVGRTRLEGVRVVAGRTTSGLVMAFPREGDKRESATGPESHGVAVTLSIDPDEAIVLAAVAEGSAAERAGLAPGDILLEVDGAAVHGMDEARARLNGAPALDVVLKLQRGEATRTVRLPREPIRR, encoded by the coding sequence ATGAAGGTGCCGCCTTCCGGACCGCCCGATCCCGCCACCCATGCGTCCGACGCGCCCGCGCCCAGCGAGCACGGCTCGCGCCGGTCGGCCGGCTCGCCCGATGCACCTGCGCCCCGTCCGCAGGGCTCGCCCGATGCAACTGCGCCCGCATCGCGCGCACCCGGCCCGCCGCGTTGGGTCGGAGCGGTGCGGTCTGCGATTTACGTCGTTCTCTGTCTTCTCTTCGTCGCCAGCTTGCCAGGATCCGTCCTTCGCACGCTGGTGTTCGAGCGGGTGGCTCCGCCGGTGCCCGAGACGATCCACGACCGGGACGCCTCCCTCGACGTGTTCGTGCGCACCAACGACGGGCAGAACATCGCCCGCGCGCGGGTGCGCGCCCTCGCCGTCCTCGATGGCCGCGTCCACTCCGCAGGCGAGGGGCTCACCAACGCCGAAGGCTTCGTGCACATCGACCGCCTCCCGCGCGCCGAGCACTGGGTGCTCGCCGACGCCCCCGGCCGCGCGCGCGGCGCGACGACCCTCGTGCTCCTGCAAGGCACCCGCAACGTGGTGTTCTCCTTGGAGCCGGAGCACTTTCTCGACATCGCGGTGAAGGACGAGCGCGGCGGCGCCATCGCCGGCGCCGAGATCGAGATCACCGGGCGGGATCCGCTGCCGGTGGGCGCGCGCACGGACGAAGATGGACGCGTGCACGTGGGGAGGCTCACGCGCGGACCGTACACGGCGACCGCGCGCCTCTTGGGGCTCGAAGAGGTCACCCAGCGCGGCCTGCTCGAGGGAACGACCGCGCACTTCGTCCTGCGCCGCCTCGGCGTCATCGTGGCGCGGGTGCGCGACGGCGGCGAGCCGGCCGCCGGGGCCCGCGTGCAGATCAGCGGCGCCACCTTGTGGCCGCCGCGCGCGGCCGACACCGACGCGGCCGGGATCGTTCGCATCGCCTCGCTGTCCGCGGGGACGTATGCGCTTCGCGCCAACCGCGGCGATCGGGTGAGCCCCATCGAGCTCGACGTGGCCGTGAACGGCGGCGACGAGCGCGAGGTCGAGCTGAACTTGGAGCCGGGCATCACCGTGACGGCCCATGTGATTGAAGGGGAGCAAGAAGGTGCCCGCGATCCCATCCCCATCTCCGGTGCGCGCGTCGCCCTGGTCGAGGGCGGCCTGTCGCCGTTCCCGCTGGAGGGCATCTCCGATCGCGCGGGGCAGGTGCGCCTCGGGCCCATCGCGCGCGGCGGCGCCACCTTGTCCGCGCAAGCCGATGGCTTCGTGGCGCGCGGCGGGATCGCCGTCCCCGAGCCCATGAGCGGCCCCGTCGTGCTCGCGCTCTCGCGCGCCGGCACCATCGTGGGGCGGGTGGTCGACACGCGCGGCTACCCCGTCGACGGCGCCACCGTCGTTCTCTTCGGCACCGACTTTCACGGCGCACCCATCGACGACGATCCGCGGCGCACCAGCTTTCGCGACGCGCACTTCACCGCCACCCTCGCCGGACCGCGTCCGCTGGTCCCCGCGGGCGAGCTGGGGGTGATGCCCGGCCCGGTGCCGCCCATCCCGCACGCCTCGGATCCGGTTTCTGGTGGTGGCGGTGGCGGTGGCGGCGGCGGCGGCGCATCTCCCTCCGCCATGGCGACCGCGGTCCCTCCCTCGAAGCCCTCCGAGCCCTGGGTGACGGGCGCCGACGGCACCTTTCGCGCGACCCCCGCCACCCCGGGCCGCGTTCGCGCCTTGGTCCGTCACCCGCAGTACGTCGAGGCCATGAGCGAAATGGTCACGCTTCCCTCGGGCGGCGAGGCCAAGGTCACCATCGTGATGCGCGCCGGCGGCTCGCTCGAGGGCCGCGTGGTCGACGCGCGCGGCCACGCCGTCGAGGGCGCGAGGGTTACGGTGGGCGCCGTGCGCGGCACGCTCGAACGGGCCGCGCGCACCCCGGCCGACGGCAGCTTCGCCTTTGCCTCCCTCCCCGAATCCATCGTCCTGACGGCGTCGCGCGACGACCCCGCGAACAACGCCAGCATCAGCCTCACCCTGTCCATCCCCGAGGGCCAAAAGCGCGAAGTCACCCTGACCCTCCCCGATCCGCGCCCCGCGCTCCGAGTTCGCGTCACCGACGACCGCGGTTATTCGCTCGACGCCGTGCAGCTCTCCGCGACCTCGCTCGATCCCAACGCCCCGCTGCGCAGCACCGCGTACACCGACGCGCGCGGGGAGGCGAGCATCCAAGGCGCGCGCGGACTGCCTCTCCGCATCGAGGCGCGCGCCCCCGAGCGCGCACCCACCGTCACCACCGTGGAGGCCGACGCGCGCGAGCCGGTGATGATCGCCCTCGGGCGCGCCGAGAGCGCCACCGGCGAGGTCCGCTCCAGCCGCGGCGATCGCATCAAGGACGCAGAGGTTGTATTGTACACCGATCTGGGCGCCCGCCACGCGCGCACGGACCTCGACGGCCTCTTCGCGGTGAACGAGCTCGCCCCGGGCCCGGCCCGCCTGGTGGTGCGCGCGCAAGGCTACGCCCCCGCGGATCTGCGCGTGGCGGTCGCCAAGCAAGGCGGCAACCGCCCCACGGCGCTCGGGCGGGTCGAGCTCAAAGCGGAGGGCGCCGTCAGCGGCACGGTGGTGGACGCGCAGAACCGTCCCGTGCAAGGTGCACGCATCGCGCGCGATCAGGTGCCCACGTACCTGGCCGTCGGCGTGACCCCGCGCGGCATCGCGGTGGCCGACGCCCAAGGGCGCTTTCGCTTGGGCGAGCTCGAAGAGGGGACCGTGACCTTGGAAGCCTTCGCACCCGACGTGGGGCGCACGCGCCTCGAGGGCGTGCGGGTGGTGGCGGGCCGCACGACGTCGGGCCTGGTGATGGCGTTCCCGCGCGAGGGCGACAAGCGCGAGTCGGCCACGGGGCCCGAGAGCCATGGCGTGGCCGTCACCCTGTCCATCGACCCCGACGAGGCCATCGTGCTCGCCGCCGTGGCCGAGGGGAGCGCCGCCGAACGCGCCGGCCTCGCGCCGGGCGATATTTTGCTCGAGGTCGACGGCGCGGCCGTGCACGGCATGGACGAGGCGCGCGCCCGACTCAACGGCGCACCCGCCCTCGACGTGGTGCTCAAGCTTCAGCGCGGCGAGGCCACGCGCACGGTTCGCCTTCCGCGCGAACCCATCCGCCGCTAA
- a CDS encoding tRNA-(ms[2]io[6]A)-hydroxylase, which translates to MFCLKVRSDPGWAKEAVANFDKVLADHAHCEMKAASNALSLAARHPDDLALVRALTDLAKEELEHFQQVLTVLERRGIPLGPPEVDTYAADLRKSAKERPSGLPPLVDRLLVGALIEARSCERFKLLLGALDPAQERAIFDFYTELFAAEARHYRTFCDLAIAAAGGPNAREAVEARLETLSVLEGQIVSRLANNTFRGFIHG; encoded by the coding sequence ATGTTTTGCCTCAAAGTTCGGAGCGATCCCGGCTGGGCGAAAGAAGCCGTCGCGAACTTCGACAAGGTGCTCGCCGATCACGCGCACTGCGAGATGAAGGCCGCCTCCAACGCGCTCTCCCTCGCCGCGCGCCACCCCGACGATCTCGCCCTCGTCCGCGCGCTCACCGATCTGGCGAAAGAAGAGCTGGAGCACTTTCAGCAGGTGCTCACCGTCCTCGAACGGCGCGGGATCCCGCTCGGGCCCCCCGAGGTCGACACCTACGCGGCTGACCTGCGCAAGTCGGCCAAGGAGCGCCCTTCGGGGCTGCCCCCGCTGGTCGACCGTCTCCTGGTGGGGGCGCTCATCGAGGCGCGCTCGTGCGAGCGGTTCAAGCTCCTCTTGGGCGCCCTCGACCCCGCCCAGGAGCGCGCGATCTTCGACTTCTACACCGAGCTCTTTGCCGCGGAGGCCCGCCACTACCGCACCTTCTGCGATCTGGCCATCGCCGCCGCCGGAGGCCCGAACGCCCGTGAGGCGGTGGAGGCGCGCCTCGAGACCCTGAGCGTTCTCGAGGGGCAAATCGTTTCTCGATTGGCAAACAACACCTTTCGCGGCTTCATTCACGGATGA